A genomic window from Gemmatimonadota bacterium includes:
- a CDS encoding bifunctional UDP-3-O-[3-hydroxymyristoyl] N-acetylglucosamine deacetylase/3-hydroxyacyl-ACP dehydratase has protein sequence MSSSPRQQTIGAAVQLEGAGLHTGERAVLRFRAAEPGTGRRFRRVDVEGAPEVPADLEHVASTERSTTLAADSVRVHTVEHVLAAVAALEIDNLWIELDGPEVPIMDGSFRPFVDLLGGAGVVAQDRAAEVLELRDPVQVAEAGASYLAGSAGGLRVSASIEFDHPLVQRQFGSFDVQPRDFAEAVAPARTFGFLREAEQLRARGLALGASLENAIVLDDSGLAAGELRFPDEFVRHKIGDVIGDLALLGRRLRAHVVADRPSHAGNLALARELLRVGSSQGMRPIVDIQKIMQYLPHRYPMLLVDRVVEFEPGKRIVGIKNVTINEPFFQGHYPGHPIMPGVLIIEAMAQVGGLLLMDAVENPEGKVVYFMSLDNVKWRRPVTPGDQIRFELEMLQFRRHVCRMRGVGTVDGQVVAEAEMMARIVER, from the coding sequence ATGAGCTCCTCGCCGCGCCAGCAGACCATCGGAGCCGCGGTCCAGTTAGAGGGGGCCGGCTTGCACACCGGGGAGCGGGCCGTGCTCCGCTTCCGTGCGGCAGAGCCGGGTACGGGGCGTCGCTTCCGCCGAGTTGATGTGGAGGGGGCGCCCGAGGTTCCGGCGGACCTCGAGCACGTGGCCTCCACGGAGCGGAGTACGACGTTGGCGGCGGATTCCGTGCGCGTCCACACGGTAGAGCATGTGCTGGCCGCGGTGGCGGCGCTGGAGATCGACAACTTGTGGATCGAGCTGGACGGGCCGGAGGTTCCCATCATGGACGGGAGCTTCCGGCCTTTCGTCGATCTGCTGGGCGGAGCGGGGGTTGTGGCCCAGGACAGGGCAGCGGAAGTGCTGGAGCTGCGCGACCCGGTGCAGGTCGCAGAGGCCGGTGCTTCCTATCTGGCGGGCTCCGCCGGCGGGCTGCGAGTGTCCGCCAGCATCGAATTTGATCATCCGCTGGTGCAGCGGCAGTTCGGCTCCTTCGACGTGCAGCCGCGGGATTTTGCGGAGGCGGTGGCGCCGGCCCGCACCTTCGGCTTTCTGCGAGAGGCGGAGCAGTTGCGGGCACGCGGCCTGGCCTTGGGCGCGAGTCTGGAGAACGCCATCGTGCTGGACGACTCCGGGCTGGCGGCAGGGGAGCTGCGTTTCCCGGACGAGTTCGTGCGCCACAAGATCGGCGACGTGATTGGCGATCTGGCGCTGTTGGGGCGGCGGCTGCGGGCGCATGTGGTGGCGGACCGCCCGAGCCACGCCGGGAATCTCGCACTGGCGCGCGAGCTGTTGCGGGTGGGGAGCAGCCAGGGTATGCGCCCCATCGTGGACATCCAGAAGATCATGCAGTATCTCCCGCATCGCTACCCGATGCTCCTGGTAGACCGGGTGGTCGAATTCGAGCCCGGCAAGCGGATCGTGGGTATCAAGAACGTCACGATCAACGAGCCGTTCTTCCAGGGTCACTACCCGGGTCACCCCATCATGCCGGGCGTCCTGATCATCGAGGCCATGGCGCAAGTGGGCGGCTTGCTGCTCATGGATGCGGTAGAAAACCCGGAAGGGAAGGTTGTCTACTTCATGTCGCTGGACAACGTGAAGTGGCGGCGCCCGGTAACGCCGGGAGACCAGATCCGTTTCGAGCTGGAGATGCTCCAGTTCCGGCGGCACGTCTGCCGCATGCGCGGAGTTGGCACCGTGGACGGTCAGGTCGTGGCGGAGGCCGAAATGATGGCGCGGATCGTGGAGCGCTGA
- the lpxD gene encoding UDP-3-O-(3-hydroxymyristoyl)glucosamine N-acyltransferase: protein MRASEIAVLVGGSLEGEGDPELTGVAPLDRAGPQQLSFLAHPRYLPHVPRARAGALLVSPTLAARAAPKGPRIVVSDVHRALAALLPRLYPEPTAEPGVHPTAVLAAGVAMGAAATIGPYAVIGTGARMGDRVRIGAHTVVGAQCTLADDVVLYPHVTLYPRVRIGPRSILHSGVRVGVDGFGYVQIDGAHHKIPQVGECVIGADVEIGANTTIDRGSIGATEIGDGVKIDNLVHIGHNVRVGEHSVIVAQVGIAGSTTVGRRVTLAGQAGLPGHVEVGDGATIAARAGVFGDVPAGAVYSGYPARPHKQALRAQAALFRLPELVKRIQALELKLLRRTSSDT from the coding sequence GTGAGAGCATCGGAGATCGCCGTCCTGGTCGGGGGCAGCCTCGAAGGCGAGGGGGACCCCGAACTCACAGGCGTGGCACCGCTGGACCGCGCCGGGCCGCAGCAGTTGTCGTTCCTTGCGCACCCCCGCTACCTCCCCCATGTTCCGCGCGCCCGAGCCGGGGCGCTCCTCGTCTCACCGACCTTGGCCGCGCGGGCAGCGCCGAAGGGGCCCCGCATCGTCGTCAGCGACGTACATCGCGCGCTCGCAGCGTTGCTCCCCCGGCTCTATCCCGAGCCTACAGCAGAGCCGGGAGTCCATCCCACCGCAGTGCTCGCCGCGGGTGTGGCCATGGGCGCGGCTGCGACCATCGGGCCTTACGCCGTTATCGGCACCGGCGCACGGATGGGGGACCGCGTTCGCATTGGCGCCCATACCGTCGTGGGAGCCCAGTGTACTCTCGCCGACGACGTGGTGCTCTATCCCCACGTGACGCTGTACCCCCGTGTGCGCATTGGGCCGCGCTCCATTCTGCACAGCGGCGTGCGCGTAGGCGTGGACGGCTTCGGCTACGTGCAAATCGATGGCGCCCATCATAAGATCCCGCAGGTGGGCGAGTGCGTGATCGGCGCCGATGTCGAGATCGGAGCGAACACCACCATTGACCGAGGCTCGATCGGAGCGACCGAAATCGGCGACGGCGTCAAGATCGACAACCTCGTCCACATCGGCCACAACGTGCGCGTTGGCGAGCACAGCGTGATTGTGGCGCAGGTCGGGATCGCGGGGAGCACCACCGTGGGCCGGCGTGTAACGCTGGCCGGTCAGGCCGGGCTGCCCGGCCATGTCGAGGTGGGCGATGGCGCGACCATTGCCGCGCGAGCGGGTGTGTTCGGGGATGTGCCGGCAGGGGCGGTCTATAGTGGCTACCCGGCCCGCCCTCACAAGCAGGCGCTGCGGGCCCAGGCGGCGCTCTTTCGCCTGCCTGAGCTGGTGAAGCGCATCCAGGCTTTGGAATTGAAGTTACTACGCCGCACCTCATCCGACACATGA
- a CDS encoding OmpH family outer membrane protein, producing MKSLVTAAGLMGVTTPGWAQVPKLAYIDSQKIMAEAPGAKEARQAFEKDMARYKGELDQLETDLKKMVGEYDQQQVMLSPEVKRTREEAIRTKQREFQQRAGQLEDQATKRQAELVQPIMTKISAVINEIRKEEAYSLILDAAAGGLIAADPALDITEKVLTRLKATANKQP from the coding sequence GTGAAGAGTCTGGTGACGGCTGCCGGCCTGATGGGTGTGACCACGCCCGGGTGGGCGCAGGTTCCGAAGCTCGCCTACATCGACTCCCAGAAGATCATGGCCGAGGCGCCCGGCGCCAAGGAGGCGAGACAGGCGTTCGAGAAGGACATGGCCCGCTACAAGGGGGAGCTGGATCAGCTCGAGACCGATCTCAAGAAGATGGTAGGCGAATACGACCAGCAGCAGGTCATGCTTTCCCCGGAGGTCAAGCGCACGCGCGAGGAAGCGATCCGCACCAAGCAGCGGGAATTCCAGCAGCGGGCGGGTCAGCTCGAGGATCAGGCGACGAAGCGGCAGGCGGAGCTGGTGCAGCCCATCATGACCAAGATTAGCGCCGTGATCAACGAGATCCGCAAGGAAGAGGCGTACTCGCTCATCCTGGATGCGGCGGCGGGTGGCCTGATTGCAGCGGATCCTGCACTGGACATCACGGAGAAGGTACTAACACGGCTGAAGGCCACGGCCAACAAGCAGCCCTAG
- the bamA gene encoding outer membrane protein assembly factor BamA, whose amino-acid sequence MRGVVQTGLAILVTLLLAALAWPGAAILFAQEQAAAAGPVVIDSVKVQGNQRRPEAVVQAESGLRAGDTITFREIQRAIRRLWVSGHYRDVQVYARQAGGGPSAPVVLVVQVAEQPYIGDVEFRGLEHVNGRTVRDTVGLNPGVPLRPSKVAEAEHMMRKLLADKGYRVRAIEHRLEPIRDRPGEQRLVFQVTEGHRIALAAVEFEGNQVFDDEQLRKALDTKPEGFFWFRDGTYEEAKLQADLRDKLPEFYAQRGYIDFAVGGDTLVVDPERGKARLVVKVNEGERYQLAAFDVRGNRRFPADELKRYFDRERGGLLRGLGFGSDGGKEGGGVFDQVAFQRATDRVSQLYRNQGYLYARVQPVIERTETAGGEPAVQVAWEIREGEPAYVNRVSVTGNTFTHENVIRDRILLLPGDVYNEDLLIQSYKNVMALGFFETPLPLPDIQPNDKGDVDITFDVKERQTGAINFGTALGGGTGVAGFLGYDQPNLFGQAKAGHLRWEFGRFSNNLEASYSDPAMLGSRVSGSASLFSARDRFFRFSEGQRRRTGGSLRFGLPLPTDRWSRVFLGYSLSRTTYQQASGLETASLFALPPGVQSTISLSLVRNTLDHPLFPVSGTRHELEGSFSGGLLGGDGDFQKYTAGASWYVPAGQVGGGQPGSRPIRFTLGVSAEAGALFGNAERFPFERFWMGGVQFGRPLRGYEETTVTPRGHIPRGVPGVLLEDRFGDAYLRLSAEYAVRFNDNLSLSLFYDAGNVWRSPREINPTRLLRGAGLGVTLVTPFGPLGLDYAYGFDKVVPGWQLHFKLGPTF is encoded by the coding sequence ATGAGGGGAGTAGTCCAGACGGGGCTCGCCATTCTGGTCACCCTGCTCCTGGCGGCCCTGGCGTGGCCAGGCGCCGCCATTCTGTTCGCGCAGGAGCAAGCGGCGGCGGCTGGCCCGGTGGTCATCGACAGCGTAAAGGTGCAGGGCAACCAGCGCCGGCCCGAGGCGGTGGTACAGGCGGAGTCGGGGCTGCGTGCGGGGGACACGATCACCTTCCGCGAGATCCAGCGCGCGATCCGCCGGCTCTGGGTATCGGGGCATTATCGCGACGTGCAGGTATACGCGCGGCAGGCCGGCGGGGGCCCGTCCGCCCCCGTCGTGCTGGTGGTGCAGGTGGCGGAACAGCCCTATATAGGCGACGTCGAGTTCCGCGGGCTCGAGCACGTGAATGGCCGCACGGTTCGAGACACCGTGGGGCTGAATCCCGGCGTGCCGCTGCGGCCGTCGAAGGTGGCCGAAGCGGAGCACATGATGCGCAAGCTGTTGGCGGACAAGGGGTACCGTGTGCGGGCGATCGAGCATCGCCTGGAGCCGATCCGCGACCGGCCGGGCGAGCAGCGGCTCGTCTTCCAGGTGACGGAAGGCCACCGTATCGCGCTCGCCGCCGTGGAGTTCGAGGGCAACCAGGTGTTTGATGACGAGCAGCTGCGCAAGGCTCTCGACACCAAGCCAGAGGGCTTCTTCTGGTTCCGGGACGGCACGTACGAAGAGGCCAAGCTGCAGGCCGACCTGCGCGACAAGCTGCCCGAGTTCTACGCGCAGCGGGGCTACATCGATTTCGCGGTGGGGGGTGACACGCTGGTCGTGGACCCGGAGAGGGGGAAGGCCAGGCTGGTGGTGAAGGTGAACGAGGGGGAGCGCTACCAGTTGGCGGCGTTCGATGTGCGCGGGAACCGCCGGTTCCCGGCCGACGAGCTGAAGCGCTACTTCGACCGCGAGCGGGGCGGCTTGCTGCGGGGGCTGGGCTTTGGCAGCGACGGCGGCAAAGAGGGAGGCGGCGTGTTCGATCAGGTTGCCTTCCAGAGGGCTACGGACCGGGTATCCCAGCTTTACCGCAACCAGGGATACCTGTATGCGCGTGTGCAGCCGGTGATCGAGCGCACCGAGACGGCCGGGGGCGAGCCGGCCGTGCAGGTTGCCTGGGAGATCCGGGAGGGCGAGCCCGCCTACGTGAACCGGGTGAGCGTCACGGGCAACACCTTCACGCACGAGAACGTGATCCGCGACCGGATCCTGCTGCTCCCGGGGGATGTGTACAACGAGGATCTGCTGATCCAGAGCTACAAGAACGTGATGGCCCTGGGCTTCTTCGAGACCCCGCTGCCGCTGCCGGACATCCAGCCGAATGACAAGGGGGATGTCGACATCACCTTTGACGTCAAGGAGCGGCAGACGGGCGCGATCAACTTCGGCACGGCGCTGGGCGGCGGTACGGGGGTTGCCGGCTTCCTGGGCTACGATCAGCCCAACCTGTTCGGGCAAGCCAAGGCGGGGCACCTGCGCTGGGAGTTTGGCAGGTTCTCCAACAATCTCGAGGCGAGCTACAGCGATCCGGCCATGCTGGGCTCGCGCGTCAGTGGTTCGGCGTCCCTCTTCAGTGCGCGGGACAGGTTCTTCCGCTTCTCGGAGGGGCAGCGGCGGCGCACGGGGGGATCATTGCGCTTTGGTCTCCCGCTGCCGACCGACCGGTGGAGCCGCGTCTTCCTGGGCTACTCGCTTTCCCGGACCACGTACCAGCAGGCCTCGGGGCTCGAGACGGCATCCCTCTTCGCCTTGCCGCCCGGGGTGCAGAGCACGATCTCGCTCAGCCTGGTGCGTAACACGCTGGACCACCCGCTGTTCCCGGTTTCGGGGACGCGGCACGAGCTGGAGGGGAGCTTCAGCGGCGGGCTGCTCGGGGGGGACGGCGATTTCCAGAAATACACGGCCGGTGCGAGCTGGTACGTTCCGGCAGGTCAGGTGGGAGGCGGCCAACCGGGGAGCCGACCCATCCGGTTCACGCTGGGGGTTAGCGCGGAGGCCGGCGCGCTCTTCGGCAACGCCGAGCGCTTCCCCTTTGAGCGCTTCTGGATGGGCGGCGTCCAGTTCGGCCGTCCGCTGCGCGGCTATGAGGAAACCACGGTCACGCCGCGCGGCCACATTCCCCGCGGTGTACCGGGCGTTCTGCTCGAGGACCGCTTCGGCGACGCGTACCTGCGCTTGAGTGCGGAATACGCCGTGCGCTTCAACGACAACCTGTCTTTGTCCCTGTTTTACGACGCAGGCAATGTGTGGCGCAGCCCGCGGGAGATCAACCCGACCCGACTGCTCAGGGGCGCCGGTCTGGGCGTGACCCTGGTCACGCCGTTCGGCCCGTTGGGCCTAGATTACGCGTACGGGTTCGACAAGGTGGTACCGGGCTGGCAGCTCCATTTCAAGCTTGGCCCTACGTTCTAA
- a CDS encoding ATP-dependent Clp protease ATP-binding subunit — protein MNYNFTDRVRKVLAMAREEAIRLQHDYVGTEHILLGLIREGEGVAAAVLSNLNVDLEQIHERIEESVRKGKATIALGELPYTSRAKKVLEYAMAEARELNHSYVGTEHLLLGLLREEKGIAAQVLNSLGVSLEDARAETLKLLGSEINPSQSSGSGSGGGSMPKSEKKSKTPALDHFCRDLTDLAREGKLDPTIGREKEIERVMEVLSRRKKNNPVLIGEPGVGKTAIVEGLAQLIARGEVADSLKDHRVLALDMAAVIAGTKYRGQFEERLKAIMNEIAQNRNIILFIDELHTLVGAGAAEGAIDASNMLKPALARGELQCVGASTLNEYRKYIEKDGALERRFQTVIVDPPTVGETIEILRGLRKHYEEHHKVVIPDDSLMSSARLSERYITDRFLPDKAIDVIDEAGARARLATQVPPPEVADLKEKMEALAATKDAAIRDQDFERAAELRDRERELQGQIRKKQEEWEQERRTHRPVISEEDIAFIVSRWTGIPVTRLREAETERLVHMEDELHGRVVGQDEAIRAISRAIRRSRAGLKDPRRPIGSFIFSGPTGVGKTELARALAEFLFADRDALIRVDMSEYMEKFSVSRLIGAPPGYVGYEDSGTLTKAVRRRPYCVVLLDEIEKAHPDVFNILLQVLDEGRLTDNYGRVIDFKNTVIIMTSNLGARDISKGKALGFHERDAGSTYETMRDKVRDEIERAFNPEFLNRVDDIIVFHPLSREEIGAIVHIMLKDIYARLAEEEFKLRVTEAAVQLLVDKGFDEKFGARPLRRAIQRHMEDPLSEKILSSGFSPGDEIEVDVSPEGGSLEFRVLSSTKT, from the coding sequence ATGAATTACAACTTTACGGACCGGGTCCGCAAGGTGCTGGCAATGGCCCGGGAAGAGGCGATTCGGCTGCAGCACGACTACGTTGGCACGGAGCACATCCTGCTCGGGCTGATCCGGGAGGGGGAGGGTGTAGCGGCGGCGGTGCTGAGCAACCTGAACGTGGACCTAGAGCAGATCCACGAGCGCATCGAAGAATCCGTGCGGAAGGGGAAGGCGACGATCGCGCTGGGCGAGCTGCCGTACACGTCCCGGGCGAAGAAAGTGCTCGAGTACGCCATGGCGGAGGCCCGGGAGCTGAACCACTCGTACGTGGGCACGGAGCATCTGCTGCTCGGCCTGCTCCGCGAAGAGAAAGGGATCGCCGCCCAGGTGCTTAACTCGCTGGGCGTCTCCCTCGAGGATGCGCGCGCCGAAACGTTGAAGCTGCTGGGTAGCGAGATCAACCCCTCGCAGTCCTCGGGCTCGGGCAGCGGCGGCGGCTCGATGCCGAAGAGTGAGAAGAAATCGAAGACACCTGCCCTGGACCACTTCTGCCGTGACCTGACGGATCTCGCGCGCGAGGGGAAGCTGGACCCGACCATCGGCCGGGAAAAGGAAATCGAGCGGGTGATGGAGGTGCTTTCCCGCCGGAAGAAGAACAACCCGGTGCTGATCGGCGAGCCGGGGGTGGGGAAGACGGCGATCGTGGAAGGACTGGCCCAGCTCATTGCCCGGGGCGAGGTCGCGGACAGCCTGAAGGATCACCGCGTGCTGGCGCTGGACATGGCCGCGGTCATTGCCGGGACAAAGTATCGCGGCCAGTTCGAGGAGCGGCTCAAGGCGATCATGAACGAGATCGCCCAGAACCGTAACATCATCCTCTTCATTGACGAACTGCATACACTGGTGGGTGCGGGGGCAGCGGAAGGCGCGATTGACGCCTCGAACATGCTGAAGCCTGCGCTGGCGCGGGGCGAGCTACAGTGCGTGGGCGCCTCGACGCTGAACGAGTACCGCAAGTACATCGAGAAGGACGGCGCGCTCGAGCGGCGGTTCCAGACGGTGATTGTGGATCCGCCGACGGTCGGGGAGACGATCGAGATCCTGCGGGGTCTGCGGAAGCACTACGAGGAGCACCACAAGGTCGTGATCCCCGATGACTCGCTCATGTCATCGGCGCGGCTGTCCGAGCGCTACATCACCGATCGCTTCCTGCCGGATAAGGCGATTGACGTGATCGACGAGGCCGGCGCGCGGGCGCGGCTGGCGACGCAGGTGCCCCCGCCGGAGGTGGCGGACCTGAAGGAAAAGATGGAGGCGCTGGCGGCGACGAAGGACGCGGCCATCCGGGACCAGGACTTCGAGCGGGCGGCGGAGCTGCGGGACCGGGAGCGGGAGCTGCAGGGGCAGATCCGCAAGAAGCAAGAGGAGTGGGAGCAGGAACGGCGCACGCACCGGCCGGTCATCTCGGAAGAGGACATCGCCTTCATCGTGAGCCGCTGGACGGGGATCCCGGTCACCCGCCTGCGCGAGGCGGAGACGGAACGGCTGGTTCACATGGAGGACGAGCTGCATGGGCGGGTGGTGGGGCAGGACGAGGCGATCCGCGCCATCAGTCGGGCGATCCGCCGTAGCCGCGCAGGGCTGAAGGATCCGAGGCGGCCGATTGGCAGCTTCATCTTCAGCGGGCCGACGGGCGTGGGGAAGACCGAGCTGGCTCGGGCGCTGGCCGAGTTCCTGTTTGCCGACCGGGACGCGCTGATCCGCGTGGACATGAGCGAGTACATGGAAAAGTTCTCCGTCTCGCGACTGATCGGCGCCCCGCCCGGGTACGTGGGCTACGAGGATTCGGGCACCCTGACGAAGGCCGTGCGGCGCCGACCGTATTGCGTGGTGCTGCTGGACGAGATCGAGAAGGCGCACCCGGACGTGTTCAATATCCTGCTCCAGGTGCTGGACGAAGGGCGCCTGACGGACAACTACGGCCGGGTCATCGACTTCAAGAACACGGTCATCATCATGACCTCGAACCTGGGCGCCCGCGACATCAGCAAGGGGAAGGCGCTGGGCTTCCACGAGCGGGATGCCGGGAGCACGTACGAGACCATGCGGGATAAGGTGCGGGACGAGATCGAACGCGCCTTCAACCCCGAGTTCCTGAACCGTGTGGACGACATCATCGTGTTCCACCCGTTGAGCCGGGAGGAGATTGGCGCCATTGTCCACATCATGCTGAAGGACATTTACGCGCGGCTCGCCGAGGAGGAGTTCAAGCTCCGGGTCACGGAGGCGGCCGTGCAACTCCTGGTGGACAAGGGGTTCGACGAGAAGTTCGGCGCCCGCCCGCTGCGGCGGGCGATCCAGCGGCACATGGAGGATCCGCTGTCGGAGAAGATCCTTTCCAGCGGATTCTCGCCGGGAGACGAGATCGAGGTCGACGTGTCGCCCGAGGGCGGCTCACTGGAGTTCAGGGTCCTATCATCGACGAAGACATGA
- a CDS encoding protein arginine kinase — protein sequence MMVDFTAAGDFGLAWLEASGPHADIVWSTRVRLARNLQAQAFGNRLRDAERIEIFRSVREAAERSSSLRDGVALEISKLANLSRQLLLERHLISRDLAGANAEEPRQGTGLFLGRREVIGVMINEEDHLRLQSILSGLQLREAYEMVDRLDEELGRQLPLAYHHEFGYLTSCPTNVGTGLRASILIHLPGLVLTKEIGRVLQGISQVGLTFRGLYGEGSEVVGNFFQLSNQTTLGKSEEDLIDHLQKIASQVIQYELQARHVLRRDAPRVIEDKIWRAYGLLRYARALSFEEVMNLLSGVRLGASMKLLPGLSVYTLNKIMVYTQAAHLEQAAGRPLSEAESDLHRAAYVRRVLATEGLVSADTEATGEAGEG from the coding sequence GTGATGGTGGATTTTACGGCTGCAGGCGACTTTGGTCTGGCGTGGCTCGAGGCGAGCGGCCCGCATGCGGACATCGTCTGGTCGACGCGTGTGCGCCTGGCGCGGAACCTCCAGGCGCAGGCGTTCGGCAACCGGCTGCGCGACGCGGAGCGGATCGAGATCTTCCGCAGCGTACGCGAAGCGGCGGAGCGGTCCAGCAGCTTGCGGGACGGCGTAGCCCTGGAGATCTCGAAGCTGGCCAACCTCTCGCGGCAGCTCCTGCTCGAGCGGCACTTGATTTCCCGGGACCTGGCCGGAGCGAACGCCGAGGAGCCGCGGCAAGGGACCGGGCTCTTCCTCGGTCGCCGAGAGGTGATCGGGGTGATGATCAACGAGGAGGACCATCTGCGCCTGCAGAGCATCCTCTCCGGCCTGCAGTTGCGCGAGGCGTACGAGATGGTGGACCGCCTCGATGAGGAGCTGGGGCGCCAGCTGCCGCTGGCGTACCACCACGAGTTCGGCTATCTGACCAGTTGCCCGACCAATGTAGGAACGGGATTGCGTGCATCGATCCTCATCCATCTGCCGGGGCTTGTGCTGACCAAGGAGATCGGGCGGGTGCTGCAGGGGATCAGCCAGGTTGGGCTCACGTTTCGCGGCCTGTACGGCGAGGGGTCGGAGGTGGTAGGCAACTTCTTCCAGCTCTCGAACCAGACCACGCTGGGTAAGAGCGAGGAGGACCTGATCGACCACCTGCAGAAGATCGCCAGCCAGGTCATCCAGTACGAGCTGCAGGCGCGCCATGTCCTCCGGCGAGACGCCCCCAGGGTGATCGAGGACAAGATCTGGCGAGCGTACGGCCTCTTGCGCTATGCGCGCGCCCTTTCCTTCGAGGAGGTGATGAACCTGCTGAGCGGGGTTCGACTGGGCGCCAGCATGAAACTACTCCCCGGGCTCAGTGTATACACGCTCAACAAAATCATGGTCTACACCCAGGCTGCCCACCTCGAGCAGGCGGCGGGCCGCCCGCTGTCGGAAGCAGAAAGCGATCTGCATCGTGCAGCGTATGTGCGCCGCGTCCTGGCCACTGAGGGCCTGGTCTCGGCGGACACGGAGGCGACCGGGGAGGCAGGCGAGGGATGA
- a CDS encoding UvrB/UvrC motif-containing protein: protein MLCDHCGKHEAVLHLTQIVNNQMSTFHLCEKCAAEKGLEPGVSVANFPLTDFLAQMGKGGPAESAAAPGPCSYCGLRLEDFKKTGRFGCSHCYVTFEPHLRSLLRRLHGGTQHVGKVYLPPDPTKAERQHRLAGLKRKLEKAVESEDFERAAQLRDQIREAEARL, encoded by the coding sequence ATGTTGTGCGATCATTGCGGCAAGCACGAAGCGGTGCTGCACCTCACGCAAATCGTGAACAACCAGATGAGCACGTTCCATCTGTGCGAGAAGTGTGCGGCAGAAAAGGGGTTGGAGCCGGGCGTGAGCGTGGCCAATTTCCCGCTCACCGACTTCCTGGCCCAGATGGGGAAGGGCGGGCCGGCGGAATCCGCGGCGGCGCCGGGCCCCTGCTCTTACTGCGGCCTGCGGCTCGAGGACTTCAAGAAGACTGGCCGCTTCGGCTGCTCGCACTGCTATGTTACGTTCGAGCCGCATCTGCGCAGTCTCTTGCGGCGCCTGCACGGTGGCACGCAACATGTCGGGAAAGTCTACTTGCCGCCCGACCCGACGAAAGCAGAGCGGCAGCATCGGCTGGCGGGGCTGAAGCGGAAGCTGGAGAAGGCCGTGGAGAGCGAGGATTTCGAGCGGGCGGCGCAGCTCCGGGATCAGATCCGGGAGGCAGAGGCCAGGCTGTGA
- a CDS encoding ABC transporter ATP-binding protein has product MNELAGAIPSEQAAAAPAEPVLEGQALRKTYIEEDGSELTVLDGVEIRVAPAEAVAVVGASGAGKSTLLHLLGGLDRPTSGRVTLGGRDLASLAEPELAAARNARIGFVFQFHHLLREFSALENVMMPLLIAGAPAAVAQHRARGLLEEVGLGERLGHKPWQLSGGEQQRVAVARALANRPLLLLADEPSGNLDTHTSEQLHDLFFRLRAEHRVAMVVATHNRELADRADRILLLKEGRLRSIYPPD; this is encoded by the coding sequence ATGAATGAGCTGGCCGGCGCGATCCCGAGCGAGCAGGCGGCCGCGGCGCCGGCCGAGCCGGTGCTCGAGGGGCAGGCGCTGCGCAAGACTTACATCGAAGAGGATGGCAGCGAACTCACCGTGCTGGATGGGGTAGAGATCCGCGTCGCGCCAGCAGAGGCGGTGGCGGTCGTGGGAGCGAGTGGCGCGGGCAAGTCCACGTTGCTGCACCTGCTGGGTGGGCTGGATCGTCCCACGTCGGGCAGGGTGACGTTGGGGGGCCGCGATCTGGCCTCGCTGGCCGAGCCCGAGCTGGCCGCGGCGCGCAACGCGCGGATCGGCTTCGTCTTCCAATTTCACCACCTGTTGCGCGAGTTCAGTGCTCTCGAGAACGTCATGATGCCCTTGCTCATTGCCGGCGCGCCGGCCGCGGTCGCGCAGCACCGGGCGCGGGGGTTGCTCGAGGAGGTGGGCCTGGGCGAGCGGCTGGGCCACAAGCCCTGGCAACTGAGCGGCGGCGAGCAGCAGCGGGTGGCGGTGGCGCGCGCGCTGGCGAACCGCCCGCTACTCCTGCTCGCGGACGAGCCCAGCGGGAACCTGGACACGCACACGAGTGAGCAGCTGCATGACCTCTTCTTCCGACTCAGAGCGGAGCATCGCGTGGCCATGGTGGTGGCCACGCACAACCGGGAGCTGGCCGACCGGGCGGACCGGATCCTGCTGTTGAAGGAGGGACGGCTCCGCAGCATCTACCCGCCGGATTAG